The following are encoded together in the Poseidonibacter lekithochrous genome:
- a CDS encoding endonuclease MutS2: protein MHDILKKLDLTDYIESFSTLLAREKSIILEGDINLHYKLINELSNYDIKAPLEVESLDRALVHIQKQGILKVYEIYEFVKIINYFNYLRRFNFEGKLQEWIDKIIIPTEINKICDYFDSKSNLKDGVDEDYDMVKNAISKNKEQIKQSLYKTINSSKVRTYLVDSQVHYINGEECILVRGGFNHVLKAQVLDRSNSGFFYVLPHSVASLKQSQNDLLNKREEILLKVCKEISSMFEKNLMFLKFINKEFDRFDHYQARLFFAKIDDKNFILPSKKKQNKLVNFSHPALSDAKPISIDFTKSVVMITGVNAGGKTMMLKSILSAVLLSKYLLPYKASKETTVGTFKSINAVLDDPQSVKNDISTFAGRMVEFSKLFGSKMAIVGVDEIELGTDSDEAASLFKVIIEELMQRDIKVIITTHHKRLAALMAANDDVELIAALYDEENQKPTYEFLQGTIGKSYAFETASRYGIPHNVVKKAKEVYGDDKDRLNELIERSSELEKEYQLKITKLDSEINKMERLSRNLQEQKESLDDEIYSEKSKLHKEYKDARDEAKKAIKAKLVKESHQHLNISHQKASDIKAAKVVDAVELKVGDRVKYRSTKGVLISVKGKKAFIENDMGMKVQVKLEDLQRSGNPPKIKTPPKKATITVQKPASGHVKLDLHGQRADEAIDNLDKFLSDALLAGFDEVLVYHGIGTGKLSYAVKKFLDSHPSVQGYTDAHPSQGGFGAKVIKL, encoded by the coding sequence ATGCATGATATATTAAAAAAATTAGATTTAACAGACTATATAGAATCTTTCTCTACACTTTTAGCAAGAGAGAAATCGATCATTTTAGAAGGTGATATAAACCTTCACTACAAACTTATAAACGAACTATCAAACTATGATATAAAAGCTCCTTTAGAAGTAGAATCTTTAGATAGAGCATTGGTACATATACAAAAACAAGGTATTTTAAAAGTATATGAAATCTATGAATTCGTAAAAATTATAAACTATTTCAATTATCTAAGAAGATTTAACTTTGAAGGTAAACTTCAAGAGTGGATTGATAAGATAATAATCCCAACAGAAATAAACAAAATTTGTGATTACTTTGATTCAAAATCAAACCTAAAAGATGGTGTTGATGAAGATTACGACATGGTTAAAAATGCCATTTCTAAAAACAAAGAACAAATCAAACAAAGTTTATATAAAACAATCAATTCTAGTAAAGTAAGAACTTATTTAGTTGATTCTCAAGTTCACTATATTAATGGGGAAGAGTGTATTTTAGTTCGAGGTGGATTTAACCACGTACTTAAAGCACAAGTTCTTGATAGATCAAACTCTGGATTCTTTTATGTTTTACCTCATAGTGTGGCTTCACTAAAACAATCACAAAATGATTTATTAAATAAAAGAGAAGAGATATTACTAAAGGTATGTAAAGAAATTTCTTCAATGTTTGAGAAGAATTTAATGTTCTTAAAATTTATCAATAAAGAGTTTGATAGATTCGATCATTACCAAGCAAGACTATTTTTTGCAAAAATAGATGATAAAAACTTTATTTTGCCATCAAAGAAAAAACAAAATAAACTTGTGAATTTCTCACATCCAGCTCTAAGTGATGCCAAACCTATTTCTATTGATTTTACTAAATCAGTAGTTATGATTACAGGGGTAAACGCCGGTGGTAAAACTATGATGTTAAAATCAATTTTATCAGCTGTTTTACTTTCAAAATACTTACTTCCATACAAAGCCTCAAAAGAGACAACAGTAGGAACATTCAAAAGTATTAATGCTGTATTAGATGACCCTCAAAGTGTAAAAAATGATATTTCTACATTTGCAGGAAGAATGGTTGAGTTCTCAAAACTATTTGGTTCTAAAATGGCAATTGTTGGAGTTGATGAGATTGAATTAGGTACAGATTCTGATGAAGCTGCTTCTTTATTCAAAGTAATTATTGAAGAATTAATGCAAAGAGATATCAAAGTAATTATTACAACTCACCACAAAAGACTAGCTGCTCTTATGGCTGCAAATGATGATGTAGAGTTAATTGCTGCACTTTATGATGAAGAGAATCAAAAACCAACTTATGAGTTCTTACAAGGAACTATTGGTAAGTCTTATGCCTTTGAAACTGCATCAAGATATGGAATCCCTCATAATGTAGTTAAAAAAGCAAAAGAGGTTTATGGTGATGATAAAGATAGACTTAATGAATTAATTGAGAGAAGTTCTGAGCTTGAAAAAGAGTATCAATTAAAGATTACAAAACTTGATAGTGAAATTAATAAAATGGAAAGACTATCTAGAAACTTACAAGAGCAAAAAGAGTCTTTAGATGATGAGATTTATTCTGAAAAATCAAAACTTCACAAAGAGTACAAAGATGCTAGAGACGAAGCTAAAAAAGCTATCAAAGCTAAACTAGTAAAAGAATCACATCAACATCTTAATATCTCACATCAAAAAGCAAGTGATATTAAAGCTGCAAAAGTAGTAGATGCTGTTGAGTTAAAAGTAGGGGATAGAGTAAAATATAGAAGTACAAAAGGTGTTCTTATTTCTGTTAAAGGTAAAAAAGCCTTTATTGAAAATGATATGGGAATGAAAGTTCAAGTTAAACTTGAAGACCTACAAAGAAGTGGTAATCCACCTAAGATTAAAACACCACCTAAAAAAGCTACTATTACAGTTCAAAAGCCAGCTTCAGGACATGTAAAACTTGATTTACATGGACAAAGAGCTGATGAAGCTATTGATAACTTAGATAAGTTCTTATCAGATGCATTACTTGCAGGATTTGATGAAGTTCTTGTTTATCATGGAATTGGTACTGGAAAATTATCTTATGCTGTTAAGAAGTTCTTAGATTCTCATCCAAGTGTTCAAGGCTACACAGATGCACATCCATCTCAGGGTGGTTTTGGTGCTAAGGTTATCAAATTATAA
- a CDS encoding DUF748 domain-containing protein, which produces MTKNEKYLLWFSIVLVLYTIVGFRLVPSIIQDQAIKNLDKALTHKSTIEKVTFNPYTLEAKIFGYKLGDKDKPVLSFGEFSLNFGLWPSIDKLSINVQEIKLVDTTIDLIEDENGNYNLASLLKPTKEEKKKEEPKSDSTIDFLVSKLQLINANINFTKKKKDEDYKLALKNINYSLYDFGTHENILSSNTFNLNINDKSKVEIVGAFRLKPFTMYGKVNIKDLQLAELLDYKKEMFNFTLDRKAALNLNLDYDIETKEKFDLFINTQKLLLTDININHNKQDIFKLASLDVANLYVDLAKQSVFVNTTNINKPQILAINNKSGINFSKLVKTPAVKSDEKKEEVKTKESETKKPWIIDVTDFKINNSKLTYDDRVANLKVSNKNFGIKVGKIKVNDSDINVNKFYINNPALSINDNKAKLDILANSSISVDKIAMKDSKVNINSVLLQSKKVSINDKTNKTKIDIKNGNINVSGLQNSKGNTNINKIKIHKHQIKVSDLKSNNLINTQKLNLTINKLAQNANGIKIQSILLKEPFLNVYNTKEKTNIDVKNINVNVQNIIRNEKLLKVTKVDVNKPNITVTLPKKESTKETKKVKEVAKRKKHIKRASAIDIGPVNINNGVLTFQDKNLPLPFKTTITKLNGKISEYNTNQASKTKLSVDGVVDKYGTTNITGIVDPNDIKILTDIQMRFKNISMNNFSPYTSKFIGQELDSGKLSLDLKYNIKRSDLDATNSIIITKIKLGKNVESKDAVSLPLGLAIALMEDSKGVIDLNIPVSGNIDDPKFSVGPIIWKAFTNLITKAITAPFKLLGALFGFDESEIKSVNFDHGQSDITPHQKETLDKVTKILNKRPQLALKLESSYESSKDLKAMKKARFDAMVEKNLPNPLIKDYKAKYLALLESSYSKIKKDIKDVKKSHLKNNKLNVNSYSLSLENKLISNEKVTKAQLEKMAKNRIKNIKTYLIKENKINSKQIVLTNSVKTKNTKNKTSNIDLKLTNIK; this is translated from the coding sequence ATGACTAAAAATGAAAAGTACCTTTTATGGTTTAGTATAGTTCTTGTCCTTTATACGATTGTAGGATTTAGACTTGTTCCTTCAATTATCCAAGACCAAGCTATAAAAAACCTAGACAAAGCCCTAACTCACAAATCTACAATAGAAAAAGTGACATTCAATCCATATACTTTAGAAGCTAAAATATTTGGATATAAACTAGGTGATAAAGATAAACCTGTATTATCATTTGGTGAGTTTTCACTAAACTTTGGTTTATGGCCATCGATTGATAAACTAAGTATCAATGTACAAGAGATAAAACTAGTAGATACAACTATTGATTTAATAGAAGATGAAAATGGTAATTACAATCTAGCCTCTCTTTTAAAACCTACAAAAGAAGAAAAGAAAAAAGAAGAGCCAAAATCAGATTCAACTATTGATTTCTTAGTTTCAAAATTACAGTTAATAAATGCAAATATCAACTTCACAAAAAAGAAAAAAGATGAAGATTATAAATTAGCATTAAAAAATATCAATTATTCATTATATGATTTTGGTACACATGAAAACATTCTTTCATCAAATACTTTTAATTTAAATATCAATGACAAATCAAAAGTAGAAATTGTAGGTGCCTTTAGATTAAAACCATTTACAATGTATGGAAAAGTAAATATCAAAGACTTACAATTAGCAGAACTATTAGATTATAAAAAAGAGATGTTTAACTTCACTTTAGATAGAAAAGCTGCTTTAAATCTAAATCTTGATTATGATATTGAGACAAAAGAGAAGTTTGATTTATTTATCAATACTCAAAAACTTCTGTTAACAGATATAAATATCAATCATAATAAACAAGATATTTTCAAACTAGCTTCATTAGATGTAGCTAATTTATACGTAGATTTAGCAAAACAGTCTGTTTTTGTAAATACTACAAATATCAATAAACCACAGATTTTAGCAATCAATAATAAATCAGGAATTAACTTCTCAAAACTTGTAAAAACTCCTGCTGTAAAAAGTGATGAGAAAAAAGAAGAAGTTAAAACAAAAGAATCAGAAACTAAGAAACCATGGATTATTGATGTAACAGATTTTAAGATCAACAATTCAAAACTTACATACGATGATAGAGTTGCAAATCTAAAAGTATCTAATAAAAACTTCGGAATCAAAGTAGGTAAAATAAAAGTAAATGATTCAGATATCAATGTAAATAAATTCTATATTAACAACCCTGCTTTATCTATCAATGATAATAAAGCAAAACTAGATATTCTTGCAAACTCTTCTATTAGTGTAGATAAGATTGCTATGAAAGATAGTAAGGTGAATATTAATAGTGTTTTATTACAAAGTAAAAAAGTATCTATAAACGATAAAACAAATAAAACAAAAATTGATATTAAAAATGGAAATATTAATGTAAGTGGATTACAAAATTCTAAGGGTAATACAAACATCAACAAAATCAAAATCCACAAACACCAAATTAAAGTATCTGATTTAAAATCAAATAACTTGATAAATACACAAAAATTAAATCTTACTATTAATAAACTAGCGCAAAATGCAAATGGAATTAAGATTCAATCAATTCTATTAAAAGAGCCATTTTTAAATGTTTATAATACAAAAGAGAAAACAAATATTGATGTAAAAAATATCAATGTAAATGTACAAAATATCATAAGAAATGAAAAGCTTTTAAAAGTAACAAAGGTTGATGTTAACAAACCAAACATTACAGTAACTCTACCAAAAAAAGAATCTACAAAAGAGACAAAAAAAGTAAAAGAAGTTGCTAAAAGAAAGAAACATATCAAACGAGCTTCAGCTATTGATATTGGTCCAGTAAATATAAATAATGGAGTTTTAACATTCCAAGACAAAAACTTACCGTTACCATTTAAAACAACAATCACTAAACTAAACGGGAAGATTTCGGAGTACAATACAAATCAAGCATCAAAAACAAAACTTTCAGTTGATGGTGTAGTTGATAAATATGGTACTACTAATATTACAGGTATTGTAGATCCTAATGATATTAAAATACTTACAGATATTCAAATGAGATTTAAAAATATTTCTATGAATAACTTCTCACCATATACAAGTAAATTTATTGGGCAAGAATTAGATAGTGGAAAACTAAGCCTAGATTTAAAATACAATATCAAAAGATCTGATTTAGATGCAACAAATAGTATTATCATTACAAAAATCAAATTAGGTAAAAATGTAGAGAGTAAAGATGCTGTATCATTACCTCTAGGATTAGCAATAGCACTTATGGAAGACTCAAAAGGTGTAATTGACTTAAATATCCCAGTATCTGGAAATATTGACGATCCTAAGTTCTCAGTAGGACCAATCATTTGGAAAGCATTTACAAACTTAATCACAAAAGCAATTACTGCTCCATTTAAATTATTAGGTGCTTTATTTGGATTTGATGAAAGTGAAATCAAAAGTGTAAACTTCGACCACGGTCAGAGTGATATAACTCCACATCAAAAAGAGACTTTAGATAAGGTAACAAAAATCCTAAATAAAAGACCACAACTAGCTCTAAAACTTGAAAGTTCTTATGAATCAAGCAAAGACTTAAAAGCTATGAAAAAAGCTAGATTTGATGCTATGGTTGAAAAGAATCTACCAAATCCTTTAATCAAAGATTACAAAGCTAAATACTTAGCATTATTAGAAAGTTCATATTCTAAAATCAAAAAAGATATAAAAGATGTAAAAAAATCACATTTAAAAAATAATAAACTAAATGTGAATAGTTATTCATTATCATTAGAAAACAAACTTATTTCTAATGAAAAAGTTACAAAAGCTCAATTAGAGAAAATGGCTAAAAATAGAATAAAAAACATCAAAACATACCTTATTAAAGAAAATAAGATCAATTCTAAACAAATTGTATTAACAAACAGTGTAAAAACTAAAAATACAAAAAACAAAACTTCAAATATTGATCTAAAACTTACAAATATAAAATAA
- a CDS encoding FHA domain-containing protein: protein MLKSKRDIIKSLTPEAILVPLTKEATNSVAQCQKGIIQIAEFPFKLGRELRVGENERGFFIKLRFRKSEVNSNNDIYLIDNSRNTQIAKEHFQIEKTNNFFLLKDRGSKTGTTINDITYGGSESDIEQVLNDGDIIKVGSSDSEYKFQFLVLKED, encoded by the coding sequence ATGTTGAAATCTAAACGAGACATCATCAAAAGCCTTACTCCAGAGGCAATACTAGTACCACTAACAAAAGAAGCAACGAACTCAGTAGCACAATGCCAAAAAGGAATTATTCAAATTGCAGAATTTCCATTTAAGCTTGGAAGAGAGCTAAGAGTTGGTGAAAATGAACGAGGTTTTTTTATCAAACTTAGATTTAGAAAATCAGAAGTAAATTCAAACAATGATATTTATCTAATTGACAATAGTAGAAATACACAAATTGCAAAAGAACACTTTCAAATAGAGAAAACAAACAATTTCTTTTTATTAAAAGACAGAGGTAGTAAAACTGGTACAACAATCAATGACATTACATACGGTGGTAGTGAAAGTGATATTGAACAAGTTTTAAATGATGGAGATATTATCAAAGTTGGTTCATCAGACTCTGAATATAAGTTTCAGTTCTTAGTGTTAAAAGAAGATTAA
- the dapE gene encoding succinyl-diaminopimelate desuccinylase: MTVIELFQKLLRFKSVTPDDDGAFDFIEEYLGDTWECISVDMEGVKNRFYYKKFNDNPQHLCFAGHIDVVPPGEGWAVDPFAADIIDGVITARGTQDMKSGDAAFLYACKHAQNFDGTLSILMTSDEEGEGTYGTIKMLEHLKEIDFIPQYAVVAEPTCEDVFGDAIKVGRRGSINGYITIKGKQGHAAYPEKCINPVHNFAHVLPQIAGYNLDNGDEYFSPSKMVITDIRGGMQVTNVTPPNLNLMFNVRNSTNTTRESVEAFIHEKLDGLEYDFRTTQGSFPFVTNKESKVVKAMENSIKEITGVSTKHSTAGGTSDARYFGAFGIEAIEFGVINDTIHSVGERTTVKEVEDLTDVYVDLIKKF; this comes from the coding sequence ATGACTGTTATAGAATTATTTCAAAAATTATTAAGATTTAAATCAGTAACTCCAGATGATGATGGAGCATTTGATTTTATAGAAGAGTATTTGGGCGATACTTGGGAATGCATTAGTGTTGATATGGAAGGCGTAAAAAATAGATTTTATTATAAAAAATTCAACGACAATCCACAACATTTATGTTTTGCAGGACACATTGATGTAGTACCTCCAGGGGAAGGATGGGCAGTAGATCCATTTGCAGCTGATATTATCGATGGTGTTATTACAGCGCGTGGAACACAAGATATGAAAAGTGGTGATGCTGCATTTTTATACGCTTGTAAGCATGCGCAAAACTTTGATGGAACATTATCAATCCTAATGACTTCTGATGAAGAGGGTGAGGGTACATACGGAACTATCAAAATGTTAGAGCACTTAAAAGAGATAGATTTCATTCCTCAATACGCAGTAGTTGCAGAGCCAACATGTGAAGATGTATTTGGTGATGCAATCAAAGTAGGAAGAAGAGGAAGTATCAACGGATACATCACTATCAAAGGAAAGCAAGGTCATGCTGCATATCCAGAGAAGTGTATAAATCCAGTGCATAACTTCGCGCATGTATTGCCTCAAATTGCAGGATACAATCTAGATAATGGAGATGAATACTTCTCACCTTCAAAGATGGTAATAACAGATATTAGAGGTGGTATGCAAGTAACAAACGTAACTCCTCCAAACTTAAACTTGATGTTTAATGTAAGAAACTCTACAAATACTACAAGAGAATCTGTAGAAGCTTTCATACACGAAAAACTAGATGGTTTAGAATATGATTTTAGAACTACACAAGGTTCTTTTCCTTTTGTTACAAACAAAGAATCAAAAGTAGTAAAAGCTATGGAAAACTCTATTAAAGAAATCACAGGAGTAAGTACAAAACACTCAACAGCTGGTGGAACATCAGATGCTAGATATTTTGGAGCATTTGGAATAGAAGCTATCGAGTTTGGTGTAATCAATGATACTATTCACTCAGTTGGTGAGAGAACTACTGTAAAAGAAGTAGAAGATTTAACTGATGTTTATGTGGATTTGATTAAGAAGTTTTAA
- a CDS encoding AAA family ATPase yields MKNCVGQAVRGNDFWDRNREISIIWNKIDSGSHILLAAPRRVGKTSIMFNLLDNPKDDYIVMYIDTESADNENEFWQKLFNALQEEDFVNKLKSYSNTLFEKIKNIRIDKISASGVTFGDGETLDYSEAFEKMIKDLDIDKKLIIMIDEFAQTVENIIKYEDIPSAIKFIKRHRELRQNQKISRKVSFIYAGSIGLESVVSKLNGMKHINDLNSIKVNPLSVIESKQFIKVLVSNLELKLDDTVINEFLIRVEWYIPFYIQLIIQEIKTITIEDNVNEVTSEILDKAINNALNHRNHFEHWRSKLKEALGINEFKFTKEILNYISENNTMELLDIINIGVKYDLDDDEVKEIIHSLIHDGYINNNDNPKEYRFNSPILKMWWYKNVAN; encoded by the coding sequence ATGAAAAATTGTGTTGGTCAGGCAGTAAGAGGAAATGATTTCTGGGATAGAAATAGAGAAATATCAATTATCTGGAATAAAATTGATAGTGGTAGTCATATATTACTAGCTGCTCCAAGAAGGGTTGGTAAGACATCAATTATGTTTAATTTACTTGACAATCCAAAAGATGATTATATTGTTATGTATATTGATACTGAATCAGCAGATAATGAAAATGAATTTTGGCAAAAACTTTTTAATGCTTTACAAGAAGAAGATTTTGTAAATAAATTAAAATCATATTCAAATACATTATTTGAAAAAATAAAAAATATAAGAATTGATAAAATATCAGCATCAGGAGTTACTTTTGGTGATGGTGAAACTTTAGATTATTCAGAAGCATTTGAAAAAATGATTAAAGATTTAGATATTGATAAAAAGCTAATTATTATGATTGATGAATTTGCTCAAACTGTAGAAAATATAATTAAATATGAAGATATACCTAGTGCTATAAAATTTATTAAAAGACATAGAGAACTAAGACAAAATCAAAAAATATCAAGAAAAGTATCATTTATTTACGCAGGTTCTATTGGATTAGAAAGTGTAGTATCAAAGTTAAATGGAATGAAACATATTAATGACCTAAATAGTATAAAAGTTAATCCTCTTAGTGTTATTGAGAGTAAGCAGTTTATTAAAGTATTAGTATCTAATCTTGAATTAAAATTAGATGATACCGTAATAAATGAGTTTCTAATAAGAGTTGAGTGGTATATACCTTTTTATATACAACTAATCATTCAAGAAATTAAAACAATAACAATCGAAGATAATGTTAATGAGGTAACATCTGAAATACTTGATAAAGCTATTAATAATGCATTAAATCATAGAAATCATTTTGAGCACTGGAGAAGTAAATTAAAAGAAGCATTAGGTATAAATGAATTTAAATTTACAAAAGAAATATTAAATTATATATCAGAAAATAATACAATGGAATTGCTAGATATTATTAATATTGGTGTTAAGTATGATTTGGATGATGATGAAGTAAAAGAGATTATTCATTCGCTTATTCATGATGGTTACATTAACAATAATGATAATCCAAAAGAATATAGATTTAATTCTCCTATTTTAAAAATGTGGTGGTACAAAAATGTTGCAAACTAA
- a CDS encoding NACHT domain-containing protein, whose product MLQTNNSRYKYTPDEMPEDEFLKRFVVREKVFEEIFKDIKASDYEVSNQHFIIVGQRGQGKTTLLRKILIETKKDKNLSKFLIPVKFAEEQYQIRSLSRLWEEVADYLQSIYEDIFPNILDDMEEFFDDEDYELKAFSYFEKHIKKQNKKLLILVDNIDELIGKFSEKEQRRFREILLTSSSFRIIGGSTKMLEQHYDYSKPFYEFFKIVKLKGFNSEESKKFLLSYANTEEKKKIKEVIENTPERLEVIRQLTGGVPRTLVMLFDIFLDEEGTAFDDLLKILDEVTPLYKHRMDDLPAQLQELVHTIAINWDGMYTKNIARKTRMESKAISSQLKKLEKFEIIESESVGKNKIYKIKERFFNIWYLMRFGRKKDRQRVEWLIAFLNSWCSKDELENKAIDFMNKLKMGEIKESYAFHMCEALSYAGIKLETENELKCVTNKYLGSINSSLKCDLSKSDKQVFEEAKVFIDNKDYHTAIEILENSNKSSEFITQSLSILYNLAKDYSKTVKYTKLFVSYNNNYSPEEVSFMSSRILIATNNFEYSFKLLIESLEQYSKNKENEYVINYLIRQYFIELISRKQYFKAKELLELKAYNLKEKFKPIWFALMKLMEDEYPNEFKKMGSELESSVNEVIIKIEKLRNENNKLQSNLYK is encoded by the coding sequence ATGTTGCAAACTAATAATTCAAGATATAAATATACTCCAGATGAAATGCCTGAAGATGAGTTTTTAAAAAGATTTGTAGTTAGAGAAAAAGTATTTGAAGAGATATTCAAAGATATTAAAGCTTCTGATTATGAGGTGTCAAATCAGCATTTTATTATAGTAGGGCAAAGGGGTCAGGGTAAAACTACACTCTTAAGAAAAATTTTAATAGAAACAAAAAAAGATAAAAACTTATCTAAATTTTTAATTCCCGTAAAATTTGCAGAAGAACAGTATCAAATTAGGTCTTTATCAAGGTTATGGGAAGAAGTAGCTGACTATCTTCAATCTATATATGAAGATATATTTCCAAATATTTTAGATGATATGGAAGAATTCTTTGATGATGAAGATTATGAACTAAAAGCATTTTCATATTTTGAAAAACATATTAAAAAACAAAATAAAAAACTATTAATTCTTGTAGATAATATAGATGAGTTAATAGGAAAGTTTTCAGAAAAAGAGCAAAGACGATTTAGAGAGATACTTTTAACTTCTTCCTCTTTTAGAATAATCGGTGGCTCAACTAAAATGCTTGAGCAACATTATGACTATAGTAAACCTTTCTATGAGTTTTTTAAAATAGTTAAACTTAAAGGTTTTAATTCAGAAGAAAGTAAAAAGTTTTTATTATCTTATGCAAATACAGAAGAAAAGAAAAAAATAAAAGAAGTTATAGAAAATACACCAGAGAGATTAGAAGTAATTAGACAGTTAACAGGTGGTGTTCCTCGAACTTTAGTTATGTTATTTGATATATTCTTAGATGAAGAAGGAACTGCTTTTGATGATTTACTTAAAATTCTTGATGAAGTTACACCTTTATACAAACATAGGATGGATGATTTACCAGCGCAATTACAAGAATTAGTCCATACAATAGCAATAAATTGGGATGGTATGTACACAAAAAATATTGCTAGAAAAACTAGGATGGAAAGCAAAGCTATTTCTTCACAGCTTAAAAAGCTAGAGAAATTTGAGATAATAGAATCAGAATCTGTTGGAAAAAATAAAATATATAAAATAAAAGAGAGATTTTTTAATATTTGGTATCTTATGCGATTTGGTAGAAAAAAAGATAGACAAAGAGTAGAATGGCTAATTGCCTTTTTAAACTCTTGGTGTAGTAAAGATGAATTGGAAAATAAAGCAATAGATTTTATGAATAAATTAAAAATGGGAGAGATTAAAGAATCTTATGCTTTTCATATGTGTGAAGCCTTATCATATGCTGGAATTAAACTAGAAACAGAAAATGAATTAAAATGTGTAACAAATAAGTATCTTGGAAGTATTAATTCAAGTTTAAAATGCGATCTCTCAAAAAGTGATAAACAAGTATTTGAAGAAGCAAAAGTTTTTATTGATAACAAAGATTATCATACAGCAATTGAAATACTTGAAAATTCTAATAAATCAAGTGAATTTATTACTCAGTCATTATCTATACTTTATAATTTAGCAAAAGATTATAGTAAAACTGTTAAATATACTAAGCTATTTGTAAGTTATAATAATAATTATTCACCAGAAGAAGTGTCTTTTATGTCTTCACGAATATTAATAGCAACAAATAATTTTGAGTATAGTTTCAAGTTACTTATTGAGTCATTAGAACAGTATTCAAAAAATAAGGAAAATGAATATGTCATAAATTATTTAATTAGGCAGTATTTTATTGAATTAATTTCTAGAAAACAATATTTCAAAGCCAAAGAGTTACTTGAATTAAAAGCATACAATTTAAAAGAAAAATTTAAGCCAATCTGGTTTGCTCTTATGAAACTTATGGAAGATGAATATCCTAACGAATTTAAGAAAATGGGTTCTGAATTAGAGAGTAGTGTTAATGAGGTAATAATAAAGATTGAAAAGTTAAGAAATGAAAATAATAAATTACAATCAAACTTATACAAATAA
- a CDS encoding GNAT family N-acetyltransferase, with product MKIINYNQTYTNKIPNLFTNTIHKTCNKNYTKEQLNAWANPNIDYKVWEKRLNKTKPFLAVIDDTIVGFTEFYDDYIDCFYVHHEYQGQGVGKALMNHILDIASENGIKKLRVDASITSKAFFESFGFIEVSKNEVKRDNQVLVNYSLELKL from the coding sequence ATGAAAATAATAAATTACAATCAAACTTATACAAATAAAATTCCTAATCTTTTCACAAACACAATCCATAAAACATGTAACAAAAACTATACTAAAGAGCAGTTAAATGCTTGGGCTAACCCAAATATAGATTATAAAGTATGGGAAAAAAGACTAAATAAAACAAAACCTTTTTTAGCTGTGATTGATGATACTATTGTTGGTTTTACTGAGTTTTATGATGATTATATTGATTGTTTTTATGTTCATCATGAATATCAAGGGCAGGGAGTTGGAAAGGCTCTTATGAATCATATTCTTGATATTGCTTCTGAAAATGGTATTAAAAAACTAAGAGTTGATGCTAGTATCACTTCAAAGGCTTTTTTTGAGAGTTTTGGATTTATAGAAGTATCGAAGAATGAAGTAAAAAGAGATAATCAAGTACTTGTTAACTACTCACTTGAATTAAAACTTTAA
- a CDS encoding YnfA family protein, with the protein MIKEFGIYFFAAFFEILGCYSFWLYFKLQKPSFWLVIGFVSLIIFAYTLTKVNLEFAGRAYAIYGGVYIVSSLAWLFFVEKQMFNKWDIIGSLIIFAGICVILFGNQRGITN; encoded by the coding sequence ATGATAAAAGAATTTGGAATATATTTTTTTGCAGCTTTTTTTGAAATACTTGGATGTTATAGTTTTTGGCTTTATTTCAAACTACAAAAGCCTTCTTTTTGGCTAGTTATAGGGTTTGTTTCACTTATTATTTTTGCATATACTCTTACAAAAGTAAATCTAGAGTTTGCAGGAAGGGCTTATGCTATTTATGGAGGAGTTTATATTGTTTCATCTCTTGCATGGCTATTTTTTGTAGAAAAACAAATGTTTAACAAATGGGATATTATAGGATCTCTTATAATCTTTGCTGGAATTTGTGTAATACTATTTGGGAATCAAAGAGGAATAACTAACTAA